From the genome of Solanum stenotomum isolate F172 chromosome 5, ASM1918654v1, whole genome shotgun sequence:
CATTTTCATACCTTTAATATTTATAGCGAAGGGTGAGCAATTCCAAAGTCTTTTTCCTTAAAAAAGGCAAATAAAAGAGTTAAATAATGTGCTTATaatataaagggaaaagggtctgatatacccttcaactttgtcatttagagctgatatacccctcgttatgaaagtggctcattatacccctacttatatacaaatagctcacatatacccttttcctctaacggaaatgaaaaaaattaatttcaggttaattttttattatttttttaaaaaatatagtcccatatgagtatatttaatcctcctcaaacatatatatttttttaactttttttttttggtttcaatgactaatttagatttattactttgatggtcaaatttatttatgtttcactaatattcttataaaacttattatagatgaccaaattgttttcttcaaatacaaaaattaaattacaatatagaccaaaaaaataaaattttaaattataatatggccacaaaaaaatagttttaaatttttttctttacactaaggaatgaaagaaaaaaataaaataagaataagaaactcaaataattataataaaagaagtcaaaaaataatttatgtataaaaaagattaaaatataccttgaactttgctagaagaatcatatatacccctaaataatttttaagaaaattaaaagtcaaaaatataaatttaaaactaactttttcacttccgttaaataaagggtatatgtgagctcattttgtaactgtaggggtatatgtgagccgtttgtataacggtaagggtatatatgagccactttcataacgaggggcatatcagctccaaatgataaagttgaggggtatatcaagcCCTTTTCCCTAATATAAATAATCTTTTTCTAAAAAGACAATTCTGTCCTTGTCAAttgtcattattatattttctaaggCCAGTAACACTTCATAATGCCCAGAAAATTAGGACAATTTTCCTTCCACTATTGCATTTTATATTTGCATAAATAAACCCTTTTAATGGAAGATCCACTTTTTATGGTCATCACTTGCTAAATCTTCACAACcagatttttcttttctttaatattCTTTCATCAACCATACCacttgtattaattatattgGATTATACTCCATGCGTAGagtcaaaaattaaagtttatCAGTTCTGAATTTATCAAATgaatcaaatatttatacttatttaatacttttttaaatataaatacaatgaTAAAAGTTGTCGAGTTTATTCGAATTCGTAACTAATAATCTCCCTCCTCTCTAGATTATACTGaagtcgtttggtgtgaggttcTACGATATAATAATCCTATGAATAAAATATAGGATTATTTTATCTTACATTTGGTTGGAGGTATTTCACAGTCTTGGGATTAATTATCCCACTACTTATACTTTAGTGATGGAATAAGTTATCACATATATATGGTGGAATATCTTATAACAAGATAGTTATCCCGAAATAATTAATCTCATAATAACCTATTCCCAATCAAACGGCCCCTAAATACATTATTGACCccaacttgtataaagttgatgcgtagttattagtatttcttttgtttcaatttatttgttttattttttcttttaatccatttaaaaaatgtttcttttcctctttttttttattagcaaGTTTCTAATACAAACATTCTTCGTGACATGTTTAAAAggaatgtattttttttgttagcaactttatatattaatttttcacGTGATGTGTTTAATATAGTGATACTTGTTACTATTTACTTTGTTAAACTCTGTTTGTAattaaaataagacaaacaaattgaaacacgacgggtattattttattatgcAACAAAGTGTGTGCAGAATTCCATACTAATAGTTTCTCACTCCAATTATAACACTGTATATTACTATTTCTCCATTATTCTTGGCTTTGTAGTGATCTGAATCAACCCATGTTTCCCACCTCTCCTTGTCTAAATTCTAACATGGGTTTGTACAAAAAACAGCCATTAGTTGGCACAAAGAAATCAACTTCTTGATTATGTGATTCTTGTCAATACATGCTGTCTAGTGGTTCTTGGTGAAATCATCATCAATGGAGGCTGTTCAGCTAATGGGGTTTGCTCTAACActctttatttcacttttttcagTTGTTTACAGTGTTACAGACCCTAATGACTTAGCCATTGTCAATGAGTTCAAGAAAGGGTTAGAAAATTCTGAGCTTTTAGAATGGCCAGTTAATGGTGATGACCCTTGTGGTCCTCCAGCTTGGCCTCATATAATTTGTACTGGAAACAAAATTCAACAGATTCAAGTTATGGGGTTGGGGTTAAAAGGCCCTTTGCCTCAGAACTTTAATAAGTTGTCTAAATTGACTAATTTGGGGTTGCAAAGGAACAAATTTAGTGGAAAGTTACCATCTTTTAGTGGTTTGTCTGAGTTGCGCTATGCTTTCTTGGATTTCAACATGTTTGATAGTATTCCATTAGATTTCTTTAATGGGCTTGTGAGTTTAGAGGTGTTGGCATTGGATGATAATCCTTTGAATGCAACTACTGGTTGGGGTTTGCCTAATGAGTTGCAAAGTTCAGCTCAATTGACTAACTTGACTTTGATGAACTGCAATTTGGTTGGTTCTTTGCCTGGGTTTCTTGGAAATATGTCTTCTTTAGATGTATTGTTGTTGTCCAAGAATCGACTTTCGGGGACTATACCAGGTACTTTTGAGGATTCTGAGCTCAAAATGCTATGGTTGAATGATCAGACTGGTGATGGCATGAGTGGTTCAATTGATGTGGTTTCAACAATGAGATCACTTACTAGTCTTTGGCTTCATGGGAACCATTTTTCAGGTAAAATTCCAAAGGAGATTGGTAATTTGACATATCTGCAGGATCTTAATGTTAATAGCAATGATCTTGTTGGTTTAATTCCTGAATCTTTAGCAAATATGCCATTAGGCCATCttgatttgaataataatcATTTTATGGGGCCAATACCAAATTTCAAGGCTATAAATGTTAGTTATCAATCCAATTCTTTTTGTCAAGCCAAAATTTGTGCACCTGAGGTTCTTGCTCTTTTAGAATTCCTTGATGAGTTGAATTATCCATCTAAACTTGTTGAATCATGGTCAGGAGATAATCCTTGTGACGGGCCGTGGTGGGGATTAAGTTGTGACATTAACCAAAAAGTTATTGTGATAAACTTGCCTAAGTCCAATCTTTCTGGTACCTTGAGTCCTTCAATTGCAAAATTAGATTCTCTTACTCATATTTATCTTGGATCTAACAATATTTCTGGTTCTATTCCATCTAGTTGGACTAGTTTGAAACATTTGGTTCTGCTTGATTTGAGTAATAACCACATTTCCCTTCCTCTGCCTGAATTTACTCCCCCCTTGAAACTCGTCCTGAGTGGAAATTCATTACTGAACTCTAGTCCTCTTATAGCAAGCCCTTTGCAAAAGAATAGTACATCCACTGCTGTTTCACTCTCGTTGCCGACCAATAAGTCAAGGTCTTCCAAGTCTAACTTAGTCATTTTTGTGGTTCCTATTGCAAGTTTCGCACTTTTAGTTTCTTTTGCTATGCTACTATATGTTTACGTTCGAAAGAGGAGTATGGATAGGCACAAAGGTCCAACTTCTCTAGTGGTTCATCCTAGAGATCCTTCTGATTTGGATCGGATGGTCAAGATTGCAATTTCCGATGAAACTAACGGAAGTCTTTCGATGCCGACTGGAAGGGGTTCTTCTAGTATACACAGTAGTAAATACCCTGTGATGGAAGCTGGCAATTTGGTCATATCAGTTCAAGTACTTAGGGATGTAACCAAGAACTTTGCTCCAGAAAATGAACTCGGGCGTGGTGGTTTTGGAGTGGTTTATAAAGGAGAATTAGACGATGGAACAAAAATAGCTGTCAAAAGAATGGAGTCTGGAGTAATTAGCAGCAAAGCGTTGGATGAATTTCAATCTGAAATTTCTGTTCTTTCGAAAGTCAGACATAGGAATTTAGTGTCTCTATTGGGATATTCTGTTGAAGGCAATGAACGGATTCTGGTTTACGAACACATGCCACAAGGTGCCCTTAGCACACATCTTTTCAACTGGAAAAGCTTGAACTTAGAGCCTCTTTCGTGGAAGAGGAGGCTGAATATTGCATTAGATGTTGCTAGAGGAATGGAGTATCTACATACATTAGCTCATCAGTGCTTCATACACAGAGATCTCAAGCCCTCAAATATCTTGCTGACTGATGATTTCCGAGCAAAAGTATCAGACTTTGGACTCGTGAAACCCGCCCCTAATGGAGAGAAGGGCTCTGTGGTCACCAAGCTAGCTGGAACTTTCGGATATTTAGCACCTGAATATGCGGGTAAACATTTCATTTCCTGTTCTTTTATTCCTAACatgacattttattttgtaaaacaGGAAACAGATGTTCTATTTGCCATTTGGTGTTCTCTTTGGTATGATTACAGTTACATAAAACTCAAATAGTTTAGTTACTGTTGTCTGTTTTGGGGTGGATAAGTAAAGGACTATTTTGCATAGTCTAATTAAATCTTATGTCACCTAATAAATCTGTTCACTGATAACTAGTTAATGATTATTCTTGTAGACACCTAGGATTTTCTTTAGATGATTCTGTCTTTTCCGTCTGctggtttcccaactcattttGCTTGCTGTTTTAATACAGTTACTGGTAAAATCACCACTAAAGCCGATGTCTTTAGTTTCGGTGTTGTCCTTATGGAGTTGTTAACTGGATGGATGGCACTTGATGACGACAGACCAAATGAGAGCCAATACTTAGTTGCATGGTTCTGGAACATCAAATCCTCTAAAGAGAAACTTATTGCAGCAATCGATCCAGCTCTGGATGTGAAACAAGAGAGTACATTTGAGAGCATCTACACCGTTGCAGAACTTGCTGGTCACTGCACAGCAAGAGAGCCTGGCCAACGCCCCGACATGTCCCATGCTGTGAACGTGCTCTCCCCGCTTGTTGAGAAATGGAAGCCTCTTGAGGAAGATTCAGACGACGATTGTGGTATCGATTACAGTCTTCCACTCAATCAAATGGTCAAGGGTTGGCAAGAATCAGAAGGAAAAGCCTTGAGTTGCGTCGACCTTGAAGACACTAAGGGTAGTATCCCTTCAAGACCTACTGGATTCGCCGAGTCCTTTACATCAGTTGATGGTAGATGAGAAAAAAGGTACTGCACTACTTCTAGTGTAGTTGATCTGATATTCTTATTCAGTAAATGTGGATagcatttttgtttgtttttgtgtgATATTTTGATCCTGTTTTTTATCTATGCtttctttcacttttatttgtagaaAATTTTACTCCAATGTATAGTCTTTTGAAGTTATGTGGGATGTAGATATGGTATAGTGATGATTGATGAATGAAAACTGTTTCCATGTGTAATTCTTTCACAAGATCTTTATTTCCATCAAAGTCTTTGAATGCAAGTTGTGCCCAAAGTCATTAGGCCGAGGGCATGTCTGCCTGGGTGTTACTCAAAAAGAATAATGttcgttatatatatatagtcaatataaagaccatttttttttactctatCAGGTCATCTAAAGGATATCGACAGGTAAACCAAACCATCTTAAAATGTGAGATTTGTAATCTTGAAAATACGACATATTACTTGCTACAACAAGCAAATGTGACCTGATAGTGTAAAAATTCTTTATATCGACGATGTATGTGGCATTTAACTAtttgaaaaaaggaagaagatgcTTGAGGGAAAGGACCAGGTCCATGGTTGGAGTTACCAACTAGACTTTCATTTTCAATTACAGCTAATATTAGCTTTAACTTACCTGTGGAACCATACACATACAGTATGGACCCTAAAGATGTTGATTGGGGATATTGGCTTTATGTGTATTACAAATGTTGTTTTTAGTTATATTGTCATTTTCATAGGAGAAAGGTGAAAATTAATGTACTTAATCGGTAACTGAAATACAAAAGATCTTTATAAgatgaattttctttttcaccatAGTAATATAGTGACTCATGAGGGACAAATTCATTCTCACACACGAACAATTCACGTGCCACATAGGATCTTTCAGTCCTTTCTAAAAGTTGATTGATCCAATCCCTTAATGGCTCTTTCAACCTATCGATAGcatataaatagtatattttttttattttatgatacgTTAAACGCAATGTGTACctataatttaaatcatatatagtaCACATATTTATACATTGATCGGTTTGCTTGGTACAAACTTTTGTGCTAGTCCTTGTCACTTTACCTATTTTTCTAACCAATAAAATAACGAagaaaagtgataaaaaaattacttggaaACTATGTCCAATCGACAATAAAGAGTATTGCtacattttatatgtatcttttcatttttttaaactatCGATATAAGATTTTGTTCACATATTTAACGATCTATTTTGAATCAAATATCACGTTATTATTACGATAATCCACATGGAATGCATGTGCATTATTactattagttttatttttaaagaaaatatttcattatgTTAGTGGATCAAATTTGTTCTATACAGATTTTTTAAAGGGATTTAAAGGAGGACAaagtttattaaatatttgtattttaaaggGATTTAAAGGAGGACAAAGTTTATTAAATATTCTACAACTTCATATAAAGGCTTAATAGTACTTTTGGTACCATTgctattaataaattttaatttttagtactaaaaatatttcatttttaattacttGAAACATGCATTTTTGATCCCCTTATTTGTTAATGATCACATTTAATTACtcgtatattatattatgtcaaacttgtattgttaattgttactTTATAATTGAGGGTATCTGAATGTACTTATAAAAAATAGTCTAAACATAGCCTATTTTCGACATAAAAGGACCAAAAGCACACATTTCCAACTAATTACAAGTTAAATACATCAAATCATAACACACTAAGGACAAAAATCAGAATTTACATATAATTGAGGGACCAAAAGTGTTATTAACCCAAATATAAAACCCTATCTATAAATACCTTGCCTTCAGTCCCCAATTATTCATCTCACAAAATTAGGGTTCTTTTGCTCTTAGCCGCCACcccttttatttttgaattgagTTATGTTTATTTAGATTTATGGCAGATTACCTGGAACatgctttctttattttttcattattttacaTGATTATGGGTAGCACAAGGATTAATGTGAAACAAATAAGTGGTATGTGAAGAACACTGGAGAATTCAAAGAGTTGTTGTTAGGAAGAAAACACTTTGTGTTTCTCGTGAATCCTTCGGCTATCCATAATCATGTTGAATGTGTGACTTGAAATTTTCTTGtctatttaaataaagaaagCATGGTTTGAGGTAAATGCTAATTAAATCTTTGAGTTTTGCTCATATATTTGCTTTAGTGACATTctttgttagcttttgttgaAGATCCAATTGCTACTTGTACTttgattatcatattattttgttagtATCTGTTGATTCTTGTACTTGGAATTAGCTACTCCTTATATTGTCAATGTTTGGTTATTTTGCTTGTTGTGAGATATGATTTAGAATGTTTAGTCAATTTTTTATGAACTTTTCCTTGTTAAGCACATAATGTTATGAGTTTCCATGACCTTTGAATTAGGCCATCTTTATTTGTGTTTTGGTGTATTATCTAGAGCATGcttgttttattttctcttaCATTTTGCATGGTTGTGGGTTGCTGTAGGATTGATGTGAAACAACGAGGTTAGCTGTGAAAAATCATTGAGAGATAGTCTAATGTGTTACCAAAGAGAATGCTTTTATGTTTCACAAATCCTTCAGCAATCCATAACCATGTTAATGTTGGGACTTAAGAATTTTCTTGTTCTCAAGTGTTGTAAAATAAAGCAAGCATGGCTTTAGGTAATTGCTAAAAGTATTGAGTTTGTCTATGCACCCTTTTTATTGATGCTTAGTTGTTAAAGATAGCTCAACCTATACCTGTAATAATGCGTTAGCTTCTTCGTATTGTTATGTACCAGACACTATATTATAATGCTGTAGCTATCTTTTTTGGATGAATGGAGATCAAGATTTAGTATAACTGAAATCTAAACTATATGTCAAAATGCAAATGATCAATATTGTACTGCAAATACTACACATTTGCTTGGTATGCAGGATTCAGAAATTTTGACAGGTTGATGTTCCAACTAGAGGGAGAGAGAGGAGCAAGAAAACACTCAACATATATAGAACATTGCCATTTTTTATAGAGTATTACAAATGTTGTACATGATATATGTAACACTTGGGTATTGTATATCCTATGTTTTGCTGTATGTAGCGCCTTCTTGGCGCGATTGATAATGCTtgacaataatataaatggatTTTTTGATATATGATT
Proteins encoded in this window:
- the LOC125864583 gene encoding receptor-like kinase TMK3, with translation MEAVQLMGFALTLFISLFSVVYSVTDPNDLAIVNEFKKGLENSELLEWPVNGDDPCGPPAWPHIICTGNKIQQIQVMGLGLKGPLPQNFNKLSKLTNLGLQRNKFSGKLPSFSGLSELRYAFLDFNMFDSIPLDFFNGLVSLEVLALDDNPLNATTGWGLPNELQSSAQLTNLTLMNCNLVGSLPGFLGNMSSLDVLLLSKNRLSGTIPGTFEDSELKMLWLNDQTGDGMSGSIDVVSTMRSLTSLWLHGNHFSGKIPKEIGNLTYLQDLNVNSNDLVGLIPESLANMPLGHLDLNNNHFMGPIPNFKAINVSYQSNSFCQAKICAPEVLALLEFLDELNYPSKLVESWSGDNPCDGPWWGLSCDINQKVIVINLPKSNLSGTLSPSIAKLDSLTHIYLGSNNISGSIPSSWTSLKHLVLLDLSNNHISLPLPEFTPPLKLVLSGNSLLNSSPLIASPLQKNSTSTAVSLSLPTNKSRSSKSNLVIFVVPIASFALLVSFAMLLYVYVRKRSMDRHKGPTSLVVHPRDPSDLDRMVKIAISDETNGSLSMPTGRGSSSIHSSKYPVMEAGNLVISVQVLRDVTKNFAPENELGRGGFGVVYKGELDDGTKIAVKRMESGVISSKALDEFQSEISVLSKVRHRNLVSLLGYSVEGNERILVYEHMPQGALSTHLFNWKSLNLEPLSWKRRLNIALDVARGMEYLHTLAHQCFIHRDLKPSNILLTDDFRAKVSDFGLVKPAPNGEKGSVVTKLAGTFGYLAPEYAVTGKITTKADVFSFGVVLMELLTGWMALDDDRPNESQYLVAWFWNIKSSKEKLIAAIDPALDVKQESTFESIYTVAELAGHCTAREPGQRPDMSHAVNVLSPLVEKWKPLEEDSDDDCGIDYSLPLNQMVKGWQESEGKALSCVDLEDTKGSIPSRPTGFAESFTSVDGR